A region of Massilia sp. WG5 DNA encodes the following proteins:
- a CDS encoding DUF418 domain-containing protein, which translates to MANTSAERTHRQIPSTPGATDAGQRVESIDILRGIALFGVLAVNLLTEFRVSIFAQFTDAAEPAALDRAVMNIVHHALELKAFALFSFLFGVGLAMQYERLSATGKPLYWLTRRLLVLLVLGLVHLLLIWNGDILTEYALAGLIALPLLQASRRVLALAAAGLFAAYLALPTLPLHPWPDPDWIARHVGQANAVYGGGNWFQVMRFSLRELPFLLPLHVYIFPRTLGLFVLGMLAWRSGLFAGGARRKAALARLGWALGIAGMTLALADENRLSQLAPVCLALAFAALVVYAVHYTASRALLRMFSAIGRMAFTNYIAQSLVFGWIFFGYGLGQFGRLPAAPVLALGIAVYAIQIQLSMVWLRHHRFGPIEWLWRTLMYGRRQAMRR; encoded by the coding sequence ATGGCCAATACGAGCGCTGAGCGTACTCATCGACAAATACCTTCCACACCGGGCGCGACCGATGCCGGCCAGCGTGTCGAATCGATCGATATCCTGCGCGGCATCGCCTTATTCGGCGTCCTGGCAGTCAATTTGCTGACCGAATTCCGCGTCTCGATCTTCGCCCAGTTCACGGATGCCGCCGAGCCGGCGGCGCTGGACCGGGCCGTGATGAACATCGTGCACCATGCGCTGGAACTGAAGGCCTTCGCCCTGTTTTCCTTCCTGTTCGGCGTGGGGCTGGCGATGCAGTACGAGCGCCTGTCGGCTACCGGAAAGCCGCTCTACTGGCTGACGCGCCGCCTGCTCGTCCTGCTCGTCCTTGGCCTCGTGCATCTGCTGCTGATCTGGAACGGCGACATCCTGACCGAATATGCGCTGGCGGGCCTGATCGCCTTGCCCCTGCTGCAGGCATCGCGCCGGGTGCTGGCGCTGGCGGCAGCGGGGCTGTTTGCCGCGTACCTGGCCTTGCCCACGCTGCCGCTGCACCCGTGGCCGGATCCGGACTGGATCGCGCGGCATGTCGGGCAGGCAAACGCGGTATATGGCGGCGGGAACTGGTTCCAGGTGATGCGCTTCAGCCTGCGGGAACTTCCCTTCCTGCTGCCCTTGCACGTCTATATCTTCCCGCGAACGCTAGGCTTGTTCGTTCTCGGCATGCTGGCCTGGCGCAGCGGGCTGTTTGCCGGCGGCGCCAGGCGCAAGGCGGCGCTGGCGCGCCTGGGCTGGGCGCTGGGAATTGCCGGCATGACGCTCGCCCTGGCGGATGAGAACCGCTTGTCGCAACTGGCGCCGGTCTGCCTGGCGCTGGCGTTTGCAGCGCTGGTCGTGTACGCCGTCCACTACACCGCGAGCCGCGCCCTGCTCCGGATGTTTTCCGCCATCGGCCGCATGGCCTTCACCAACTATATTGCGCAGTCGCTCGTCTTCGGCTGGATTTTTTTCGGCTATGGACTGGGCCAATTCGGCCGCCTGCCTGCGGCGCCGGTGCTCGCGCTGGGCATTGCCGTGTACGCCATACAAATACAGCTGAGCATGGTCTGGCTGCGCCATCATCGCTTCGGCCCGATCGAATGGTTGTGGCGAACCCTGATGTATGGCAGGCGGCAAGCGATGCGGCGATAA
- a CDS encoding acyl-coA dehydrogenase-like protein, with protein sequence MISAPAEHDAALVVAHAAQADAEGWLRPEQQALIHARGWLRMLAPRSVGGPEAALPDVVRLEEAIARLDGSMGWTVTLCAGAGWFAGFLDPGLARAILATPEVCLAGSGAPTGYADREDREQAGWRITGLWDYASGAPMATHFTFNAILRENGRPLLDEAGQPRIQAFVVPAALVELVPNWRSIGLRATASHAYRVQDKWVGAEHGFAIDPARAKEQGPLYRFPFMAFAFVTLSANVAGMAAHFVELAAECIARRRNRFGGAGEPLIEVPAVRALLEGARAQLEDVRARFYACLDATWARAAAGAPVSDEEAAQMEALSVEWVAASRRAVDTLYPYCGLYAAREDSEINRVWRDFHTASQHALLMPRADSGQTATMQL encoded by the coding sequence ATGATCTCCGCACCCGCCGAACACGATGCCGCCCTTGTCGTCGCCCACGCCGCCCAGGCCGATGCCGAAGGCTGGCTGCGCCCGGAACAGCAGGCCCTGATCCACGCGCGCGGCTGGCTGCGCATGCTGGCCCCGCGCAGCGTCGGCGGCCCGGAAGCGGCGCTGCCGGACGTCGTGCGCCTGGAAGAAGCGATCGCCCGCCTCGACGGCAGCATGGGCTGGACCGTGACCCTGTGCGCCGGCGCCGGCTGGTTCGCCGGCTTCCTGGATCCGGGCCTGGCGCGCGCGATCCTGGCGACGCCGGAGGTCTGCCTGGCCGGCAGCGGCGCACCGACCGGCTACGCCGACCGCGAAGATCGGGAACAGGCGGGCTGGCGCATCACCGGCCTGTGGGACTACGCCAGCGGCGCGCCGATGGCGACCCACTTCACCTTCAACGCGATCCTGCGCGAAAACGGCCGCCCGCTGCTCGACGAGGCCGGCCAGCCGCGCATCCAGGCCTTCGTGGTGCCGGCTGCGCTGGTCGAGCTGGTGCCGAACTGGCGCAGCATCGGCCTGCGCGCCACCGCTTCCCACGCCTACCGTGTGCAGGACAAGTGGGTGGGTGCGGAGCACGGCTTCGCCATCGATCCGGCGCGCGCGAAGGAGCAGGGGCCGCTGTACCGTTTCCCTTTCATGGCCTTCGCCTTCGTCACGCTGTCGGCCAACGTGGCCGGCATGGCGGCTCACTTCGTCGAGCTGGCGGCCGAATGCATCGCGCGGCGCCGCAACCGCTTCGGCGGCGCGGGCGAACCTTTGATCGAGGTGCCGGCCGTGCGCGCGCTGCTGGAGGGCGCGCGTGCGCAACTGGAGGATGTCCGCGCGCGCTTCTACGCGTGCCTGGACGCGACCTGGGCGCGGGCGGCGGCCGGCGCGCCGGTCAGCGACGAGGAGGCGGCGCAGATGGAGGCCCTGTCGGTGGAATGGGTGGCCGCTTCGCGCCGCGCCGTCGATACCCTGTACCCCTACTGCGGCCTGTACGCGGCGCGCGAAGACAGCGAGATCAACCGCGTCTGGCGCGATTTCCACACCGCGTCGCAGCACGCCTTGCTGATGCCGCGCGCGGACTCTGGTCAAACGGCAACTATGCAGCTATAA
- the purT gene encoding formate-dependent phosphoribosylglycinamide formyltransferase: protein MTQAPILGTPLSPSATKVMLLGSGELGKEVIISLQRLGIEVIAVDRYPDAPGHQVAHRAHVIDMTDGEALGALIAQERPDLVVPEIEAIATDKLAELEAAGVITCIPTARAAQLTMNREGIRRLAAEELGLATSPYRFASSLDELKAACAEIGFPNVVKPVMSSSGKGQSKLDSADDVENAWNHAAAGGRVDAGRVIVEGFIDFDYEITLLTVRATNGNGEIATQFCEPIGHKQVHGDYVESWQPQPMSPRALESAREIASKVTASLGGRGVFGVELFVKGDMVWFSEVSPRPHDTGMVTMATQVQSEFELHAKAILGLPVNTELRAPGASAVIYGQLDEAGIAFEGVAEALRVPGSDIRLFGKPESFSRRRMGVALATAPDIDTARHRALEAAGKVRPVPGK from the coding sequence ATGACGCAAGCACCCATCCTCGGCACCCCACTCTCCCCTTCCGCCACCAAAGTGATGCTGCTCGGCTCCGGCGAGCTCGGCAAGGAAGTGATCATTTCCCTGCAGCGCCTCGGCATCGAAGTGATCGCCGTCGACCGCTACCCGGATGCGCCGGGCCACCAGGTCGCGCACCGCGCCCACGTGATCGACATGACCGACGGCGAGGCCCTGGGCGCGCTGATCGCGCAGGAGCGGCCCGACCTGGTCGTGCCGGAGATCGAGGCGATCGCCACCGACAAGCTGGCCGAGCTGGAAGCCGCGGGCGTCATCACTTGCATCCCGACCGCGCGCGCCGCGCAGCTGACCATGAACCGCGAAGGCATCCGCCGCCTGGCCGCCGAAGAGCTGGGCCTGGCGACCTCGCCCTACCGCTTCGCCAGCAGCCTCGACGAGCTGAAGGCCGCCTGCGCCGAGATCGGCTTTCCGAACGTGGTGAAGCCGGTGATGTCGTCCTCGGGCAAGGGCCAGTCGAAGCTGGACAGCGCCGACGACGTCGAGAACGCCTGGAACCACGCCGCCGCCGGCGGACGCGTCGATGCCGGCCGCGTGATCGTCGAGGGCTTCATCGACTTCGATTACGAGATCACCCTGCTGACCGTGCGCGCCACGAACGGCAACGGCGAGATCGCGACCCAGTTCTGCGAGCCGATCGGCCACAAGCAGGTGCACGGCGACTACGTCGAATCCTGGCAGCCGCAGCCGATGAGCCCGCGCGCCCTCGAGAGCGCGCGCGAGATCGCCAGCAAGGTCACGGCCAGCCTGGGCGGCCGCGGCGTGTTCGGCGTCGAGCTGTTCGTGAAGGGCGACATGGTGTGGTTCTCGGAAGTCAGCCCGCGCCCGCACGACACCGGCATGGTGACCATGGCAACCCAGGTGCAGAGCGAATTCGAGCTGCACGCGAAGGCCATCCTCGGCCTGCCGGTGAACACCGAGCTGCGCGCGCCGGGCGCTTCCGCGGTGATCTACGGGCAGCTGGACGAAGCCGGCATCGCCTTCGAAGGCGTGGCGGAAGCGCTGCGCGTGCCGGGCTCGGACATCCGCCTGTTCGGCAAGCCGGAATCCTTCAGCCGCCGCCGCATGGGCGTGGCGCTGGCGACCGCGCCGGACATCGACACGGCGCGCCATCGTGCGCTGGAAGCGGCCGGCAAGGTCAGGCCGGTGCCGGGCAAGTAA
- a CDS encoding RES family NAD+ phosphorylase, translating into MSVVWRIATDTPGYTADDLTGAGAKQSGGRWNRPGNAMLYCASNISLAVLETFVRLKAGGLPLNRYLVALTIPDAVWKSATWMPAPPVGWDAIPAGKVSLDEGDRWLKANRSAVLIVPSVIVGEESNVLINPLHPDAGRIEARKVRKWGYDPRLMRPGS; encoded by the coding sequence GTGAGCGTCGTCTGGCGCATCGCGACCGATACGCCCGGCTATACCGCAGATGACCTGACAGGCGCGGGCGCCAAGCAGTCCGGCGGCCGCTGGAACCGGCCCGGCAACGCCATGCTCTACTGCGCCAGCAATATCTCGCTGGCGGTCCTCGAAACCTTCGTGCGCCTGAAAGCGGGCGGCCTGCCGCTGAACCGCTACCTGGTGGCGCTGACGATTCCCGATGCGGTGTGGAAGAGCGCGACCTGGATGCCCGCGCCGCCGGTGGGCTGGGATGCGATCCCGGCCGGCAAGGTGAGCCTGGACGAGGGCGACCGATGGCTGAAGGCGAATCGCAGCGCGGTGCTGATCGTGCCATCGGTGATCGTGGGCGAAGAGAGCAATGTGCTGATCAATCCGCTGCATCCGGATGCCGGGCGCATCGAGGCCAGGAAGGTCCGGAAGTGGGGCTACGATCCCAGGCTGATGCGCCCGGGATCCTGA
- a CDS encoding antitoxin Xre/MbcA/ParS toxin-binding domain-containing protein produces MDAIAEKWLPGNSEEAPRDQGRWLNFRELYQTTAVDRIDLIRNGVKAADFKTFVSGLDVQQEKVFTMLDIATATVNRKASRNEALSREDSEKVVGMAKLIGQVETMLEESGDPDLMKDFDAARWLTHWMEEPIPALGGATPAEYMDTIEGQEMISKLLARMQTGAYA; encoded by the coding sequence ATGGACGCGATTGCTGAGAAGTGGTTACCAGGAAACTCCGAAGAGGCGCCGCGCGATCAAGGCCGGTGGCTTAACTTCCGCGAGCTTTATCAAACCACTGCCGTCGATCGGATCGACCTGATCCGCAACGGCGTGAAGGCCGCCGACTTCAAGACCTTCGTCAGCGGCCTCGATGTACAGCAGGAAAAAGTCTTCACCATGCTCGACATCGCCACGGCCACCGTCAACCGCAAGGCCAGCCGCAACGAAGCCCTGTCGCGCGAAGACAGCGAAAAAGTGGTCGGCATGGCAAAACTGATCGGGCAGGTCGAGACCATGCTCGAAGAATCCGGCGATCCGGACCTCATGAAGGATTTCGACGCCGCCCGCTGGCTCACCCACTGGATGGAAGAGCCGATCCCGGCGCTCGGCGGCGCCACGCCCGCCGAATACATGGACACCATCGAAGGTCAGGAGATGATCTCCAAACTGCTCGCAAGGATGCAGACAGGGGCCTACGCGTGA
- a CDS encoding amino acid aminotransferase yields MNSTAPASIFGAIAMAPRDPILGITEAFNADTNPAKINLGVGVYYDDNGKVPLLACVRKAEAMLMEQPAPRTYLPIEGLGAYDKAVQELVFGAGSAVIQEKRAVTVQALGGTGALKIGADFLKRFAPGSDVYISDPSWENHRALFESAGFNVNNYAYYDPATRGVNFEGMLADLRKMPEGAIVVLHACCHNPTGADLSADQWGQVIQAVRENGLIPFLDMAYQGFGSGIAEDGAVVGRFVDAGGPLLVSNSFSKSFSLYGERVGALSVVGSTAEEAARILSQLKRVVRTNYSSPPTHSGKVVAMVLSTPELRQLWEDELAGMRVRIKEMREELVKKLAEKAPGQDFDFVRKQVGMFSYSGLSKDQVGKLRDESIYAVDTGRICVAAMNSKNIDRVVDAIAKVL; encoded by the coding sequence ATGAATTCCACAGCTCCTGCCAGCATCTTTGGCGCCATTGCCATGGCCCCGCGCGACCCGATCCTGGGCATCACCGAAGCATTCAATGCAGATACCAATCCGGCCAAAATCAACCTGGGCGTCGGCGTCTACTACGATGACAACGGAAAAGTGCCCTTGCTGGCATGCGTACGCAAGGCGGAAGCGATGTTGATGGAACAACCCGCGCCGCGCACCTATCTGCCGATCGAAGGCCTGGGCGCGTATGACAAGGCTGTGCAGGAACTCGTATTTGGGGCCGGCAGCGCCGTAATTCAAGAGAAGCGTGCGGTGACCGTGCAGGCCCTCGGCGGCACCGGCGCGCTGAAGATCGGCGCCGATTTCCTGAAGCGCTTCGCGCCGGGCTCGGACGTCTACATCAGCGACCCGAGCTGGGAAAACCACCGCGCCCTCTTCGAAAGCGCCGGTTTCAACGTCAACAACTACGCCTACTATGACCCAGCCACGCGCGGCGTCAACTTCGAAGGCATGCTGGCCGACCTGCGCAAGATGCCGGAAGGCGCGATCGTCGTCCTGCACGCCTGCTGCCACAACCCGACCGGCGCCGACCTGTCGGCCGACCAGTGGGGCCAGGTGATCCAGGCCGTCCGCGAAAACGGCCTGATTCCCTTCCTCGACATGGCCTACCAGGGCTTCGGCTCGGGCATCGCCGAAGACGGCGCCGTGGTGGGCCGCTTCGTCGACGCCGGCGGCCCGCTGCTGGTCTCGAACTCGTTCTCGAAGTCCTTCTCGCTGTACGGCGAGCGCGTCGGCGCGCTGTCGGTGGTCGGTTCGACCGCGGAAGAGGCGGCGCGCATCCTGTCGCAGCTGAAGCGCGTGGTGCGCACCAACTACTCCAGCCCGCCGACCCATAGCGGCAAGGTGGTCGCAATGGTGCTGTCGACCCCGGAACTGCGCCAGCTGTGGGAAGACGAGCTGGCCGGCATGCGCGTGCGCATCAAGGAAATGCGTGAAGAGCTGGTCAAGAAGCTGGCCGAGAAGGCCCCGGGCCAGGACTTCGACTTCGTGCGCAAGCAGGTCGGCATGTTCTCGTACTCGGGCCTGAGCAAGGACCAGGTCGGCAAGCTGCGCGACGAATCGATCTACGCCGTGGACACCGGCCGTATCTGCGTTGCGGCGATGAATTCGAAGAACATCGATCGCGTCGTTGACGCCATCGCAAAAGTTCTCTAA
- the uvrB gene encoding excinuclease ABC subunit UvrB, which produces MAELSVANTPAPTVITFPNSPFKLHQPFPPAGDQPTAIDGLVEGIDDGLMYQTLLGVTGSGKTYTMANVIARAGRPAIVFAPNKTLAAQLYAEFREFFPQNAVEYFVSYYDYYQPEAYVPQRDLFIEKDSSINEHIEQMRLSCTKSLMERRDVIIVATVSAIYGIGNPDEYHKMVLTLRAKDKVAQRDVIARLIQMQYTRNEMDFARGTFRVRGDTIDIFPAEHAELAIRVEMFDDEIESLQLFDPLTGKVRQKIPRFTVYPGSHYVTGRSTVLKAVDSIKAELRDRLEYFREAGKLLEEQRLEQRTRFDLEMLAEVGFTKGIENYSRHLSGAMPGEPPPTLIDYLPKDALMFMDESHVMVGQLNAMYNGDRSRKTNLVDYGFRLPSALDNRPLKFQEFENKMRQCIFVSATPADYEKQKADNVVEQVVRPTGLVDPQVIVRPARSQVDDLMGEINDRIAKDERVLVTTLTKRMAEQLTEYLSDHGIKVRYLHSDIDTVERVEILRDLRLGTFDVVVGINLLREGLDLPEVSLVAVLDADKEGFLRSERSLIQTIGRAARNLNGVAILYADQITDSMKKAIDETERRRAKQIAFNEANGITPKGVNKKIKDMIDGVYSAAAAKNMEQAEETAKIEGMSEKQISKEIKRLEKLMVDHAKNLEFEKAAQVRDQLHVLKQQAFGAPGADNVVSMLGK; this is translated from the coding sequence ATGGCAGAACTATCGGTCGCAAATACTCCCGCGCCCACCGTCATCACTTTCCCGAATTCTCCGTTCAAGCTGCACCAGCCCTTCCCGCCCGCCGGCGACCAGCCGACCGCGATCGATGGCCTGGTCGAAGGCATCGACGACGGCCTGATGTACCAGACGCTGCTGGGCGTCACCGGTTCCGGCAAGACCTACACGATGGCCAACGTGATCGCCCGTGCGGGCCGTCCGGCGATCGTGTTCGCGCCGAACAAGACCCTGGCCGCCCAGCTGTACGCCGAGTTCCGCGAGTTCTTCCCGCAGAACGCGGTCGAGTATTTCGTCTCCTACTACGATTACTACCAGCCGGAAGCCTATGTGCCGCAGCGCGACCTGTTCATCGAGAAGGACTCGTCGATCAACGAGCACATCGAGCAGATGCGCCTGTCGTGCACGAAGTCGCTGATGGAACGGCGCGACGTCATCATCGTCGCGACCGTGTCGGCCATCTACGGTATCGGTAATCCGGACGAGTACCACAAGATGGTGCTGACGCTGCGCGCCAAGGACAAGGTGGCGCAGCGCGACGTGATCGCACGCCTGATCCAGATGCAGTACACGCGCAACGAGATGGACTTCGCGCGCGGCACCTTCCGCGTGCGCGGCGACACCATCGACATCTTCCCGGCCGAGCACGCCGAGCTGGCGATCCGCGTCGAGATGTTCGACGACGAGATCGAATCGCTGCAGCTGTTTGATCCCTTGACCGGCAAGGTGCGCCAGAAGATTCCGCGCTTCACCGTCTACCCGGGTTCGCACTACGTGACCGGGCGCAGCACCGTGCTGAAGGCCGTCGACTCGATCAAGGCCGAGCTGCGCGACCGCCTCGAATACTTCCGCGAAGCGGGCAAGCTGCTGGAAGAGCAGCGCCTCGAACAGCGCACCCGCTTCGACCTCGAGATGCTGGCCGAAGTCGGCTTCACGAAAGGCATCGAGAACTACTCGCGCCACCTGTCCGGCGCGATGCCGGGCGAGCCGCCGCCGACGCTGATCGACTACCTGCCGAAGGACGCGCTGATGTTCATGGACGAGTCGCACGTGATGGTCGGCCAGCTCAACGCGATGTACAACGGCGACCGTTCGCGCAAGACGAACCTGGTCGACTACGGCTTCCGCCTGCCGTCGGCGCTGGACAACCGGCCGCTGAAGTTCCAGGAATTCGAGAACAAGATGCGCCAGTGCATTTTCGTCTCGGCGACGCCAGCCGACTACGAAAAGCAGAAGGCCGACAACGTGGTCGAGCAGGTGGTGCGTCCGACCGGCCTGGTCGACCCGCAGGTCATCGTGCGCCCCGCGCGCTCGCAGGTCGACGACCTGATGGGCGAGATCAACGACCGCATCGCCAAGGACGAGCGCGTGCTGGTGACCACGCTGACCAAGCGCATGGCCGAGCAGCTCACCGAATACCTGAGCGACCACGGCATCAAGGTGCGCTACCTGCACAGCGACATCGATACCGTCGAGCGCGTCGAGATCCTGCGCGACCTGCGCCTGGGCACCTTCGACGTGGTGGTCGGCATCAACCTGCTGCGCGAGGGCCTGGACCTGCCGGAAGTCTCGCTGGTGGCCGTGCTGGACGCCGACAAGGAAGGCTTCCTGCGTTCGGAACGCTCGCTGATCCAGACCATCGGCCGCGCGGCGCGTAACCTGAACGGCGTGGCGATCCTGTACGCCGACCAGATCACCGACTCGATGAAGAAAGCCATCGACGAGACCGAGCGCCGCCGCGCCAAGCAGATCGCCTTCAACGAAGCCAACGGCATCACCCCGAAAGGCGTGAACAAGAAGATCAAGGACATGATCGACGGCGTCTACAGCGCCGCCGCGGCCAAGAACATGGAACAGGCCGAGGAAACCGCGAAGATCGAGGGCATGAGCGAGAAGCAGATTTCGAAAGAGATCAAGCGCCTCGAGAAGCTCATGGTCGACCATGCCAAGAACCTCGAGTTCGAGAAGGCGGCCCAGGTGCGCGACCAGCTGCATGTGCTCAAGCAGCAGGCTTTCGGGGCGCCGGGGGCGGACAATGTGGTGTCGATGCTGGGCAAGTAA
- a CDS encoding ricin-type beta-trefoil lectin domain protein — protein MKGRLIAAAALALLQLAASPAFAAPDTSYLQNELDGRGRCLGTAGPDVAMLACDKSPTQQWFVTRGALPGFDKFHTVADGESVCLAVHPDDRKNVLAMEACSQADNQQWTVKRLNEVPRLMQLTNRKTGATRCLEAVQTGLKLTPCGRRQNGHRWHSNYTPTM, from the coding sequence ATGAAAGGTCGCCTCATCGCCGCCGCGGCGCTCGCCCTCCTCCAGCTGGCGGCCAGCCCCGCCTTCGCCGCGCCCGACACCAGCTACCTGCAGAACGAGCTCGACGGTCGCGGCCGTTGCCTCGGCACGGCCGGCCCGGACGTCGCCATGCTGGCGTGCGACAAGTCGCCGACCCAGCAGTGGTTCGTCACCCGCGGCGCCCTGCCCGGCTTCGACAAGTTCCATACGGTCGCGGACGGCGAAAGCGTCTGCCTGGCGGTGCATCCGGACGACCGCAAGAACGTGCTGGCGATGGAAGCCTGCAGCCAGGCCGACAACCAGCAATGGACCGTCAAGCGCCTGAACGAGGTGCCCCGCCTGATGCAGCTGACCAACCGCAAGACCGGCGCCACGCGCTGCCTGGAAGCGGTCCAGACCGGCCTCAAGCTGACGCCGTGCGGGCGGCGCCAGAACGGGCACCGCTGGCACAGCAATTACACGCCGACGATGTGA
- a CDS encoding FKBP-type peptidyl-prolyl cis-trans isomerase — protein MKRLFTAGAFGLLAAGLLLTGCKRSEAPQSAAPQSATAPSAATPALALQKIDTVQGSGKEAAAGNTVVVNYTGWLYAPDAPQKHGAQFDSSIGREPFSFQLGGGQVIPGWDQGVQGMKVGGKRTLIIPASLGYGEQGAGPIPPNSNLIFDVELLDVK, from the coding sequence ATGAAACGACTGTTCACGGCCGGCGCCTTCGGCCTCCTGGCCGCAGGCCTGCTGCTTACCGGCTGTAAGCGCAGCGAGGCTCCGCAATCGGCCGCCCCGCAATCGGCCACCGCCCCATCGGCCGCCACGCCCGCGCTCGCGCTGCAGAAAATCGATACCGTGCAGGGCAGCGGCAAGGAAGCGGCGGCGGGGAATACCGTCGTCGTCAACTACACCGGCTGGCTGTACGCGCCGGACGCGCCGCAGAAGCACGGCGCCCAGTTCGATTCCTCGATCGGCCGCGAGCCCTTCAGCTTCCAGCTCGGCGGCGGTCAGGTGATCCCGGGCTGGGACCAGGGCGTGCAGGGCATGAAGGTGGGCGGCAAGCGCACCCTGATCATTCCCGCCTCGCTGGGCTACGGCGAGCAGGGCGCGGGGCCGATCCCGCCGAACAGCAACCTGATCTTCGACGTCGAGCTGCTCGACGTGAAGTAA
- a CDS encoding MarC family protein — MTQSFFQTFILLLLVTDPFGNVPLFATALKDVEPARRPRIVVRECAIAFLLLLVFMFFGRHFLAALQLTDISLRIGGSVILLIIAIRMIFPHPDGVLGRSEGGEPFIVPLAIPALAGPSALATVLLFTSNNMEDVMIHVAALAAVGVVWLAVFLAAERLQKALGAQVMTAFERLMGLILTAMSIEMLLGGVRAFVKTL; from the coding sequence ATGACCCAAAGCTTCTTCCAGACCTTCATCCTGCTCCTGCTCGTCACCGATCCCTTCGGCAACGTCCCCCTGTTCGCCACCGCCCTGAAAGACGTGGAGCCGGCGCGCCGTCCGCGCATCGTGGTGCGCGAGTGCGCGATCGCCTTCCTGCTGCTGCTGGTCTTCATGTTCTTCGGCCGGCACTTCCTGGCGGCGCTGCAGCTCACCGACATCTCATTGCGTATCGGCGGCAGCGTGATCCTGCTGATCATCGCGATCCGCATGATCTTCCCGCACCCGGACGGCGTGCTGGGCCGCAGCGAAGGCGGCGAGCCCTTCATCGTGCCGCTGGCGATCCCGGCGCTGGCCGGCCCGTCGGCGCTGGCCACGGTGCTGCTGTTCACCTCGAACAATATGGAAGACGTGATGATCCACGTGGCCGCGCTGGCGGCGGTGGGCGTGGTGTGGCTGGCCGTGTTCCTGGCCGCCGAGCGCCTGCAGAAGGCCCTCGGGGCCCAGGTCATGACGGCCTTCGAGCGCCTGATGGGGCTGATCCTGACGGCCATGTCGATCGAGATGCTGTTGGGCGGCGTACGCGCCTTTGTTAAAACTCTCTAA
- a CDS encoding LysR family transcriptional regulator: protein MTLKQLEAFYWAATCANFAIAAERLHLSVSSLSKRIAELEESLGQPLFNRSGHRAVLTEAGQGLLPRALELLDGAAAIRNAFAPGAGLVGRCVFGVGELSAMTWLPRFIAQVRAQYPKLVLEPYVDVGAVLETRVDNGELDFAIVAGRSSRQTVLSQPITQAQFVWVAAPALAARYQDLRAMLRDRQPIIALPQAAGTTRLIDDWLLAHGIAAVERISCNNWGAIAGMLIASVGVGILPEGWARKLVREKLLHILTDEHALTPLTYSFQWRRGDSRPLVNQMLGQAASVADFFADARLPLLI, encoded by the coding sequence ATGACGCTCAAGCAACTGGAAGCCTTCTACTGGGCCGCGACCTGCGCGAATTTCGCCATCGCCGCGGAGCGCCTGCACCTGTCGGTGTCCTCGCTGTCGAAGCGGATCGCCGAGCTCGAGGAATCGCTGGGGCAGCCGCTGTTCAACCGCAGCGGACACCGCGCGGTGCTGACCGAGGCCGGGCAGGGACTGCTGCCGCGCGCCCTCGAACTGCTCGACGGCGCGGCCGCGATCCGCAACGCCTTCGCGCCGGGCGCGGGCCTGGTCGGACGCTGCGTGTTCGGCGTGGGCGAACTGAGCGCGATGACCTGGCTGCCGCGCTTCATCGCCCAGGTCCGCGCCCAGTACCCGAAGCTGGTGCTGGAACCGTATGTCGACGTCGGCGCGGTGCTGGAAACGCGGGTCGACAACGGCGAACTCGATTTCGCGATCGTCGCCGGCCGCTCGTCACGCCAGACGGTGCTGTCCCAGCCGATCACGCAGGCGCAGTTCGTGTGGGTGGCGGCGCCGGCGCTGGCGGCGCGCTACCAGGACCTGCGCGCCATGCTGCGCGACCGGCAGCCGATCATTGCGCTTCCCCAGGCTGCCGGGACCACGCGCCTGATCGACGACTGGCTGCTGGCGCACGGCATCGCCGCGGTCGAGCGGATCAGTTGCAACAACTGGGGCGCCATCGCCGGCATGCTGATCGCTTCCGTCGGCGTCGGCATCCTGCCCGAGGGCTGGGCGCGGAAGCTGGTGCGCGAAAAGCTCCTGCACATCCTGACGGACGAGCACGCGCTGACGCCGCTGACCTATTCCTTCCAATGGCGGCGCGGCGATTCGCGCCCGCTGGTCAACCAGATGCTGGGCCAGGCCGCCAGCGTGGCCGACTTCTTCGCGGATGCGCGCCTGCCCCTGCTCATTTAA